The following is a genomic window from Paenibacillus sp. FSL R5-0766.
GCTCTCTGGGAAAGTCACTTCTACGTCTTTGAAGTCACCTGTGGACAGACCCACAACTTGTTCTTCAAATCCAGGGATGAATGTGTTGGAACCCAGTTCCAGGGAATAACGCTCAGCTTGTCCACCTTCGAAAGGTACACCATCAACGGAACCGTCGAAGTCGATTACTGCAACGTCGCCGTTAGCAGCGGAACCTTCGTCGATTACAACGAGTTCAGCGTGACGTTGTTGAAGACGCTCAAGTTCTTCAGCCACTTCTGCGTCAGTTACTTCACCTTTTGCTACAGCAACTTCGATTCCTTTGTACTCACCAAGAGTAACTTCAGGTTTCACAGTTACTTTTGCTTTGAACTTGAAAGTTTGTCCTTTAGCGAATTGTTCAACATCTACGTCAGGACGATCAACCGGGAAGATATCCGTTTGGTCGATTGCTTCTGTATAGGCTTCAGGAAGCAAAATGTCGATTGCTTCTTGATAAAGGCTCTCTACACCAAAACGTGCTTCGAAGATGGAACGTGGTACTTTACCTTTACGGAATCCAGGTACGTTTGCTTGTTTAACCACTTTATTAAAAGCTTTGTCGAGTGCTGCAGTTACACGATCTGCATCCACTTCAACCTCAAGAACCCCAAGGTTCTTCTCTATCTTTTCCCAAGTTGCTTTCATTGTATACTTTCCCCTCCAAAATTCACATGTTCACGTAGGCAATCACGTACAAAATAACCATTTTAGTATAAACAAGATTAGATTCTTTTTCAAGGGTAATCCCTTGATACGGTTTAAGGAAAACGTTTCCGGCCTCTATTAACCATCCAATCCGGCAGATACAAACTGCTTCATGGAACGATAAGCCTGCTCCAGCCGAAAGCGCATTGCCCCTGTCACAGCATACATTGAGCGAGTATTTTCCTCATCATGCGAGCCACCCAGACTGTCTGCAACGGTCATATGTAGAGCTGCTGCCCATATATCTGTCATGGAATCATTTTCTTCCAACATGGATACATAATCACGAGTTCCATACACGGCCATGACATATTGTATCCATAACTCCTGAGCAAAATAAAAGAGCGTAGGTTCATGAACCTCCGTCTGATCTGCCACTCGTTCCAAAATCTGAACGATCTGGAGCGGGAATTCCTCTGGTTTAAGAGGCACGGTGTCGATCTCGACTTCAACCTGCTCTTCGCCTCTCGTAAACAGGATCATACCTTGAACACCTCGTCGACGCAAGGTTTGCAACACCCGAAATTGAAGCAGAGGGTGAAGCGACTTCTCTTTTAACCAACTGGTAAGTGCCTCGTCAATCTTCGGCAGATCAAGATAGGCCAGCTGCTCCAAAGCCAGCATCGTCTGTTCAGACAGCGGCTCTTCCATTACTGTGCGAAGCATCTTATCAGCATAGCCATCATCCTGTTCAAGCTTCATTCGGGCATGCTGCCGTGCCATGTCCTCCTCACTAATCTCTTCTTCCTCTTCTCGTTCTTCAAGAACAGCAGGCGAGGTTTCTTCATATTGTGGAAACGCAGCCTGAAGCCATTCGAGCAGGGCCCGCCATTCATCGTAATGGCGCTCTTCCTGTCCCTGACATTGCAGCAAAAAGTGAAGCAATTTCATCGCTTCACCATACCGTTCATTTTCAAGCATAACTGTCAATTGAATCTGGTAATAGTCCAGCGTCTTAGGAAACAGCACAATATTGTTGTTATGCTCGGTTTCCGGGGTCGTGGATTCCTTAATGGGAGCACCTCCTCTATATCCTGAATCTCCAGTTGGAATCAACCTAAATAGATATATATTAAAACGATTGTTGATCTATTTTTTTGAGTTCTCCTGATATTCTAACATAACCTTAAATATAATGAAAAAAACGTTACTGACGCCAAATATCATATACGAAAAATAGTTTAAAATAAAATACTTGATATTCCTGTATGCATATGATAAAATCAATTTTGCTTGAAAAAATTCATGTCTCAGTAGCTCAGCTGGATAGAGCAACGCCCTTCTAAGGCGTCGGTCGGGGGTTCGAATCCCTCCTGGGACGTAAAAAAAAGAAGCTTCCCTCGGGAAGCTTTTTTTGCGTCTGGGGATGAGAACCCCAATGGTTCGTCGGAGCATTCGCTTCGTTAGCACTACTTCGCAGTCTTGACTGCAAGGAGAGTATCCCTCCTGGGACGTATTAAAAAGAAACTTCCTTCGGGAAGTTTTTTTTGCGTTCTGGGGATGAGAACACCAACGGTTCGTCGGAGCATTCGCTTCGTTAGCACTACTTCGCAGTCTCGACTGCAAGGAGAGTATCCCTCCTGGGAACGTATTATAAAGAAGCTTCCTTCGGGAAGCTTTTTTTGCGTTCTGGGGATGAGAACACCAACGGTTCGTCGGAGCGTTCACTTCGTTACATGCTCTATGTCGCTGTATTGGAGCGCCCGCATTTGCTCACTCTATAAGCAACACGTTGAAGTATCGATGTTCTAACGAACATAGGACACTTTATTTGCTCCCAATTCAGCATTGTGGAATTCTAACGAACCTTAGAGAACTTATTTCACCATTCCGGGGTATTAACTCACTTATTTGCGCTTCATAGCCTGGATTAACGTCGCTGAGTTTCGTTAGAATCTGAAAATAGCAGTTTTACCCATTATAAGACCTCGTGGATTCGTTAGAATTCACAGGTTAGTCAAGGCACCCATTGTCGATTGGGTGTTTTTTCATTTCATTGCTCAATATTGACATAGAATGTTATGCTTACGGAGTGGATTATGTAACAATCCATACATATTAACTTCTTTGGAAACAGGAGATTTTATCAATGTCATCATCAATACAGCAACACTCATCTATCCATACTGAGGAAGAACATTCTTCAACATCCAAAAGATTCGGCCTGTTGTTAGCAGGCATTATCGTCATCGCCGCTACCATGAGGTCACCGATCACTGCAACGGGTCCCGTTGTGGAGATGATCCGCTCAGATACAGGTATCGGCCATACAATGGTCGGGCTTCTGACCTCACTTCCTTTGCTCGCCTTTGCAGCAGTCTCTCCTTTTGTACCACGTCTTGCCAAGCGGTTAGGACTCGAATCTGCTCTGCTATTGGCTGTTATGATTGTAACCATTGGGGTGGCCTTACGTTTGTTGCCTTCCGTTCTCTCCCACTATAAAGTAACGTTTTCGCCTGTTTTCTCGTCCATTCGTAGATTTACAACCTCGACATCTTGGATTGATGGAGGAATATTGGTTCAGAACCAGATTTTGCTGTAATGACCGGTGACGGGAACAGAGCTTGGACTCCATTTTTTATCCAAACTGTGGTCATGCTTATGATCGCACAGTGGATCTCCACATCTCCCTCGGGGTTCACCCTCCCATGTCACGCGGGGTCATTGCCCTTACATTCCTTCGTTCTACCTGCCAAGGGGTGGAGGCCGATTCTTGCTCCTAAACGGGGTCGTTGCCCTTATGGAATGGTATTCTTCGGCTTCTCCGGTGCTTCAATTGTCTCGTTATACATCTGTGAACGAGTGGAGATTTCAGGCTATTGATTCTTTGAACTAAGCTGCAATCTGTTGTAACTGCGCTTGTCGTACAGGACCAAGAACTTCGTTTGCGTTGTACTCTATTTCCTTCGTCCCCAGCGTGTGCAGGACGCGTATCAGTTTGCCGCAGAGCGCGATGAGCGACTGCTTTTTCTTCAGCGGATTTTGACTTCGTGTTGTGAAATACTTGTGAAGGGCCTTGAACTCCTCATTCTTAGCTACCATTGGCATGACGCAACGGAACAATAGGGCTCTTAGTCGAGATCGTCCACGCTTGGTAATGCCCGTTTTACCCTTACGCTTACCAGAACTATTTTCTTTTAGATTCAAGCCCGCCAACCGGATGATTTGTTGCCCGTGGTCGTAATGACTCAGATCGCCAACCTCAGCCAGAAATCCTGCAACGGTAACCGCGCCAACGCCTGGGATATTCAACATCTGCGTCGTTCCCGGTATCTCACTCAAGATATCCATGACCTGTTTCATGGTCGTTTCCACCTGTTTAGAGAAAAGCTCATACTGGTCGAGCAAGCTCAGAAGCTCCAGTCTCGCAGCTCGTAACCCTTCGGTAAGCCCGATGGATATCCCGGCTGTTGCAAAGAGCTTTTCCGCTCTCTTGATACCAACTCCACGCTTCACTTCCGTTTTCCAGTGTGCGAGAACGCCTCTGGCGCCTGTAGAGACGATCTCTTCCGGTGTCGGAAACTGGCGCATGGTCATCAAGGAAGTTTTGCCTTCCCAATCTTTAAACACGCTCAAATACTCTGGAAAATAGCGGTCGAACCAATTATGCACACGTGCCTTGACTTGGTTTAAACTCACCATAACCTTCTCACGGAAATTCATGAGGATGCGTAGTTCGGCATATTCCATTGCCGGCAATTTGGGCTCCGAGTACTTCCCGTTTCGAATGAGATCTGCAATGACTTTGGCATCCTTATAGTCACTCTTCGTCGGCGAGTTATCCTCAAGTTCCTTGCTCTTGTTTACGTGATGCGGGTTCACAATGACGATCTTGATATCTCGAGCTTCCAGGAAAGCGGCTAGCGGAAACCAGTAGTGCCCGGTAGGCTCAATTCCGAAAACAATGTCCGTTTTCAGATGAACCTCCTGAAGTTCTTTCATCCATGTTACTAGCCTAGTTAACCCTTCCTGATCGTTGTAGAACACGCAGTCTTTTCCTAATTCAATGCCACGGAAATCTACCGCTCTAGCTACGTGAATCTTTTTGGCAATGTCTGCTCCAATGACTAGCGTATCTTCTGTAATTCGCGTAATACGTTGATTCTGTTTCTGTTTCATCTTATACTTCATTTGTGCGCCTCTTTTCGTGTGTGGGTATTGTTCTTTGGTCGGAACAACGATTCCCAGTATACTAAAGGCGCATTTTTCATTCAAAGCTCAAATTACTTCATTACAGGAATGGCTCCTTATATGCAGGAACCGCAATTTTGGGGTGCGGCATTGCATTAAGCAACGTGCTTTTGCCAAGTTTGATCAAACGTGATTTCCCATTGCGAGTAGGTATCGTCACCGGATTATACTCTGTATCCATGAACATATTTGGCGCCATCGCCTCAGGTGTGAGTGTACCCGTAGCAGGAGCCACATCTATGGGTTGGCGTGCTTCGTTAGGCATGTGGGCCTTGTTGTCCATATTGGCGCTTCTCTTGTGGCTCCCCCAGATCGCCGCAGGACGTCAGCGAATGTTATTCATAGCCACACAGAGTGAAGGGACGCCTGTACGTCTACGGACCTCTTCCCTTGCCTGGTTCATTACTTTATTTATGGGTCTGCAATCTCTAATATTCTATACAACGATTACCTGGCTTCCCGAGATTCTCGCTGAGCAAGGATTCAGTCCCACCTCAGCAGGGTGGATGCTCTCCCTAATGCAGATGGTTAGTGTACCGGCTACCTTTATCGTTCCAATCCTCGCCGGCCGAACGCGAGATCAGCGTGTTCTAACCGCGATTACGTGCTCTTCTTTGATTGTCGGGTATGCTTTATTGTTAAGTGGCATCACTTCGCTCGTTACCATTGGTGTCACGTTGGCAGGAATAGGTGCTGGAGCTTCATTTGGCATGGTAACCATGTTCTTCGTCCTTCGCACAAAAGATGCCAGACAAGATGCCAGCCTGTCCGGTATGGCCCAGTCCTTCGGATATATGCTTGCGGCATTAGGACCTCTACTGTTCGGCATGCTTCATGACTGGACAAAAGGATGGACCCTGCCGTTGCTAATACAAGTCATTCTGGCCATCGCTTTGCTAATCGCAGGGATTCAGGCCAGCAAAAATAGAATGATCGGTTAGTCATACAATTCATTTATAAAAAAAACAAAACAGCCTCCATCCTGCAAATCAGGATGGAGGCTGTTTATGCATAAAACAATTCCTTCATTAATTTAATCAATTTTAATCAATTTCAATGAGGGATGAACTTACTTCACTTTTACCTTAATCGTGTCTGTGCTGGTCACTCCGGCTGCGTTAATTAATTCTGCCCGATACGTATACGTGCCCGATGCTTTCCCGGACAGTGTAGTCACAGCACTTTGCGCATTAGGTGTAGCCGAACGGAGTTCTTGCGTATCAATCAACTTATCATTTTCATAGAGACGATACTCTGTGGCGTTGGTCCCCCACCACAGGTTCATGGTCACCTTATATTTTCCATCGCCATCCCAGTTATCCTGAGAGAGAACCGCTTTGCCTGGCGTAGCGTTGGTAACCCGAACAGTCAACGTCTGACTCCGCGTTGTTCCCTTGTCGTTGGTCAGCTCAGCCACGTACGTATACGTGCCATTGGCTTTGCCCGTGATCTTCGTCTGAGCAAACTGCGCCCAAGGTGCGTTGTAAGTCAGCTTCTGCGTATCAATCAAAACCCCGTCCTCATATAACTTGTAGCTAGTTCCGTTCTCACCCCACCACAGGTTCATTGTAACGATATACGAGCCCTCTGGCAGGCCGTTGCCTACCCAGTTATTGTGAGACAACACAGGCGTACCTGGGGCCTTGGTTGCCGGAGTTTCAGGTTCAGTCTCCACGGCTTCCAATTTCAGTGCCGTATTGGCTGTGCCCGCAAGCCCCTGTTGGTCTTTTACTGTAAGTTCAACAGCATACTCACCGGCTACAATCCCCTCCAAAGGAAGACTGAAGCTGCCATCAGCTTGTACTTCAAAGACTCCTTCTTTATAAACCGAACCATCCTCTTTTTTCACAACATACGTTGCTTCCAGGGAAGCGGCCGGATCAAACGTGATGTCCCATCCGCTGGCAAGCGCAGGAGCTACACGGAAGTACAAGTCTTCCACGCTACCATTAAGAACAACAGGCTCATCCTCTTTGAACTCCAACGCTTCTGGTGCAGTTACAGCCGGAGCTGTCTTTTTTACCAAAAATGGCGAAGTGTCTTCCTTATAGGTTTTGCCGTCCGTACCAATAGTAGTGATGTCTACCGTATATAAACCATCCGGAATCTCAGTCACTTCATCGGTTGTGTAATCTGCATAGGAGCCGTCCCAAGCAAGGTTGTATCTTGCATTGGCATTGAAGTTAAAATAGTTACCAAAGATGGAGCCGATATAACCATCTTGATAATATCCACCTTCCGGATTAAGACCATCATAGACCTCAATCAGGGCAAATGTCATCGGATTATAGAATTCCATCGCAACATTCAGCGTATCCAACGTACCATCAGCCTTCAATGGATAGTGGAATGGATTTTTCTCAGTGCCTTTTACGGTTTCGATATACTTAACTCCACTCAACGTAACGTTGAAATGAGCAACATATGGCACAGTAAAAGTATTGGTTCCGTTTGAGAACTCAATGTATCCTTGTGCTTCTGTAGTCGCAGTAACCCCTCTTGGAACGGTGATTGTTACTGCAAGTTCTTCCTCACCATTCAATGTAAAGGAACTCTTGTCTACGGCAACGGATACACCAGCGACATTACGAGTTGGATTCACATTTACGGTGTAATCCCCGCCACTACCATTCAGCGCTTCAACTTTAATCGTTTTGGTAATCGTCTTTTCATCTGTGCTCAGGAAATTACCATAGTTGATACTTCCGGTGATATTCTCCTTCTCAACAACAGAGCCACTTTCTGTGTACTGAGTTACATCAAGCACTTTGACAAAAGCCGCAGGATCAATGGTATTAACAGCCTGAATACGGCCAGCACCTTGATCAAATACATCAAACTTGGTTGTATCCAGCACCTTACTATTGTTCATCAGTGCAACTTTGATATCAAATGGTGTCCATTCCGGATGTTTCTCGATCAGCAACACAATCAAACCTGCTACATGAGGTGTAGCCATACTTGTACCTGATTTACGATCATAAGCTTGTGCGTAATCTGCGTCCGGCTCATCCTTGCCGTAGGCAGGAATCGTAGACAAAATGCTTGTACCTGGTGCAACAATATCCGGTTTGATGTCCAGTGTGACCTTAGCAGGTCCACGTGAACTGGATGAATTCATTTCATCACCCGGAGTTTGGGAACGTTCAAAATCACTAAAGCTCACTTCAACGGCTTGGCCTGCGTCCAGCTCAGCCTTGATCACATCTCCATCTTCCTTGGACATGCTCAGTGTTGGAATAAGTTCAAAGTTATCTCCCAGACTTACACCGATTGGACCGGGAATGTTGTTATATACAATAACAGCCAAGGCTCCAGCCGCTTTAGCATTGGCGATTTTCTCTACAAATGCGAGTTCACCACGCTGTATTAATGCCACTTTACCTGTAAAATCCTTGCCTTCAAAATCAGTTGGCTTACCCAGTGCTGCATATTCAAGCTCATATTTGCCAGTCAAAACAGTTTCAGGGTCTGCTGAAAGGCTCCATCCCATCAGATCCAGACGGTAAACCGACTCTGTAACAGCCAGTGGAGCTTCAGTCGGAGCAATTACAGACGCTTCTTCCACAGGAGCAGCTTCAGGAGAAGCTTCAACGGGTGCAGAAGGTGATACAGATGGAGTATTTTCTTCTGTTGTAACCTCTTCTACATTCGGAACTTCAGCTTCGTTAGAAACTGTGTCCTCCACAGCTGCTGCACTTTCCTCAATAGCAGTTGCGGGTACACCTTGCTCTGAACCTTCTGGTGCTTCTGTTCCAGGTGCTGTACCCAGTTCAGGAGATTGTTCAACCTCTGGCACCGGTTGTTGTTCAGGTTGTGTCTCTTTGCCTTCCTCACCAATCCAGAAGTGAGTATCGGCTGTAATCACCTGGCTAGGTCCTGTAGAGTTACCTACCGTAATGGCCATTGCAGACGCACCCGGAGATCCGAGTGTATAACGGTTAGGTCCACTGTTACCACTTGCCACAACCGCTGTCACACCAGACAACATCGCATTGTTAAGGGCAACTGAAGTAATATAACTCGGGTCGTTGGCGGCGTTACCTAACGAGAGATTGATTACGTCCATGCCATCTTGA
Proteins encoded in this region:
- a CDS encoding MFS transporter yields the protein MLLPSLIKRDFPLRVGIVTGLYSVSMNIFGAIASGVSVPVAGATSMGWRASLGMWALLSILALLLWLPQIAAGRQRMLFIATQSEGTPVRLRTSSLAWFITLFMGLQSLIFYTTITWLPEILAEQGFSPTSAGWMLSLMQMVSVPATFIVPILAGRTRDQRVLTAITCSSLIVGYALLLSGITSLVTIGVTLAGIGAGASFGMVTMFFVLRTKDARQDASLSGMAQSFGYMLAALGPLLFGMLHDWTKGWTLPLLIQVILAIALLIAGIQASKNRMIG
- a CDS encoding S8 family serine peptidase, with the protein product MSKRLISTLLSVLMVFSIILPAAGAAPADSVIQLENLPSTAEAKQWREILAGREAKLAADPFLDKSLEGLGGENTRVIVELSNKPVAVAQGESTLSGKSFTSSMETKAVTQVEQQQQSFVHSLTQKKIKHEVLEEYAYALNGVAIELKGNQVGQLLQIPGVVSVYPDLEVTIAPETDEVNPYMKDTAPFIGAPEVWDLGYKGNGIKVGVIDTGIDYEHPNLQEAYKGGWDFVGNDNDPYETTYQEWKGSGEPELNELGSPYYTSHGTHVAGTVAAREAGDYGIVGVAPEADIYAYRVLGPYGSGQTSWVLGGIDRSVQDGMDVINLSLGNAANDPSYITSVALNNAMLSGVTAVVASGNSGPNRYTLGSPGASAMAITVGNSTGPSQVITADTHFWIGEEGKETQPEQQPVPEVEQSPELGTAPGTEAPEGSEQGVPATAIEESAAAVEDTVSNEAEVPNVEEVTTEENTPSVSPSAPVEASPEAAPVEEASVIAPTEAPLAVTESVYRLDLMGWSLSADPETVLTGKYELEYAALGKPTDFEGKDFTGKVALIQRGELAFVEKIANAKAAGALAVIVYNNIPGPIGVSLGDNFELIPTLSMSKEDGDVIKAELDAGQAVEVSFSDFERSQTPGDEMNSSSSRGPAKVTLDIKPDIVAPGTSILSTIPAYGKDEPDADYAQAYDRKSGTSMATPHVAGLIVLLIEKHPEWTPFDIKVALMNNSKVLDTTKFDVFDQGAGRIQAVNTIDPAAFVKVLDVTQYTESGSVVEKENITGSINYGNFLSTDEKTITKTIKVEALNGSGGDYTVNVNPTRNVAGVSVAVDKSSFTLNGEEELAVTITVPRGVTATTEAQGYIEFSNGTNTFTVPYVAHFNVTLSGVKYIETVKGTEKNPFHYPLKADGTLDTLNVAMEFYNPMTFALIEVYDGLNPEGGYYQDGYIGSIFGNYFNFNANARYNLAWDGSYADYTTDEVTEIPDGLYTVDITTIGTDGKTYKEDTSPFLVKKTAPAVTAPEALEFKEDEPVVLNGSVEDLYFRVAPALASGWDITFDPAASLEATYVVKKEDGSVYKEGVFEVQADGSFSLPLEGIVAGEYAVELTVKDQQGLAGTANTALKLEAVETEPETPATKAPGTPVLSHNNWVGNGLPEGSYIVTMNLWWGENGTSYKLYEDGVLIDTQKLTYNAPWAQFAQTKITGKANGTYTYVAELTNDKGTTRSQTLTVRVTNATPGKAVLSQDNWDGDGKYKVTMNLWWGTNATEYRLYENDKLIDTQELRSATPNAQSAVTTLSGKASGTYTYRAELINAAGVTSTDTIKVKVK
- a CDS encoding IS110 family transposase; translation: MKQKQNQRITRITEDTLVIGADIAKKIHVARAVDFRGIELGKDCVFYNDQEGLTRLVTWMKELQEVHLKTDIVFGIEPTGHYWFPLAAFLEARDIKIVIVNPHHVNKSKELEDNSPTKSDYKDAKVIADLIRNGKYSEPKLPAMEYAELRILMNFREKVMVSLNQVKARVHNWFDRYFPEYLSVFKDWEGKTSLMTMRQFPTPEEIVSTGARGVLAHWKTEVKRGVGIKRAEKLFATAGISIGLTEGLRAARLELLSLLDQYELFSKQVETTMKQVMDILSEIPGTTQMLNIPGVGAVTVAGFLAEVGDLSHYDHGQQIIRLAGLNLKENSSGKRKGKTGITKRGRSRLRALLFRCVMPMVAKNEEFKALHKYFTTRSQNPLKKKQSLIALCGKLIRVLHTLGTKEIEYNANEVLGPVRQAQLQQIAA